The Xenopus tropicalis strain Nigerian chromosome 2, UCB_Xtro_10.0, whole genome shotgun sequence genome window below encodes:
- the c2h13orf42 gene encoding uncharacterized protein C13orf42 homolog has protein sequence MFRKIQSVFHPNSCSRDLTEGNSSHNGTLSPVRLVRSTSMYVVGGRRQMFSESLKKYKSTTNIDSSGCHYKDEDTAWLFAKTQDFLQYLQDLLALRKKYLSSLHNLRSSTDYSPISTKSSKGEKRALPPPSENCKVSKENKRQHPNSEILDAIAYFDAVIAELDSERRIRLPIPDFKNEDVDFDVATSSREHSLHSNWILRAPRRKNEEICTAAVVQYQTQRTGKGSTSIKRIERHPIYLPKAVEGAFNTLKFKPNTKSK, from the exons ATGTTCAGGAAAATACAGTCGGTCTTTCACCCAAATTCCTGCAGTCGAGACCTGACTGAAGGAAACTCATCCCACAATGGGACTCTTTCCCCTGTGCGACTGGTGCGCAGCACTTCTATGTATGTGGTTGGCGGCAGGAGGCAAATGTTCAGCGAGTCCTTAAAGAAGTACAAAAGTACCACCAACATAGATTCTTCTGGTTGCCACTACAAAGATGAAGATACAGCATGGTTGTTTGCCAAGACTCAGGATTTCTTGCAGTATCTTCAGGACTTGTTAGCACTCAGGAAAAAATATCTAAGCAGCCTCCACAACTTGAGGTCATCCACGGATTATTCCCCTATTTCAACCAAGTCTTCCAAAGGAGAAAAAAGGGCACTCCCTCCTCCATCAGAAAACTGTAAG GtttcaaaggaaaacaaaagGCAACACCCGAATTCTGAAATTTTAGATGCTATCGCTTATTTTGATGCTGTTATTGCAGAGCTGGATTCCGAGAGGAGAATCAGACTACCGATACCAGATTTTAAGAATGAAGATGTTGACTTTGATG TGGCCACCAGCAGCAGAGAACATAGCTTACATTCCAACTGGATCCTTCGGGCACCAAGGAGGAAGAATGAAGAGATCTGCACGGCAGCCGTTGTTCAGTATCAGACACAGAGAACCGGCAAGGGGAGCACAAGCATCAAGAGAATAGAGAGGCATCCCATCTATTTACCAAAAGCTGTGGAAGGGGCATTTAACACACTGAAATTTAAGCCCAATACCAagtcaaaataa